In the Candidatus Stygibacter australis genome, TATCTATATTCACCACCATTTCCTTTCACATGTAATTCTATTGTCTGAATATTTGAATCCAGCCATACTGTTAAGTCTTCAGAGTTGAATAATTCTCCAATTTTTGCATTATCAATAATCAATTGCCTGAGTTTATGTAATATGTCAAATATAGAGGTTTTACCTGTTCCATTAGTACCAAGTAATAGTGTTATCTCGTCAAACTTGATCTCGAAGTTCACCAGACATCGGTAATTATTTATATAAAGTCTTTCTAACATATTTTCTCCTTGTCAGTTACTTACTTATTTCACTATATAAATATCATAAAAACTCTGTCAAATGAATTAATCATATTCTGTTAAATTCTTAAAAAAAAGCCCCAGCAGATTGCTGGAGCTTCAGATATAAATCAGTTAATTTATTTAGATATCATCAGGCACTTTCACAAAATGTGAGTAGCTTTGGCTAATCAATTCCGATCAACCTCTTCCACCTCATCATACCACTTGAATTTATCTCCAAATATGCTGCGCAGTTTCCAGCCCAGTGATTTTGGCTGGGCTGCGATATTTTCTTTCATCTGGTTGATCTTGTCAGTTACTATCTGGATATCTTC is a window encoding:
- a CDS encoding AAA family ATPase, with protein sequence MLERLYINNYRCLVNFEIKFDEITLLLGTNGTGKTSIFDILHKLRQLIIDNAKIGELFNSEDLTVWLDSNIQTIELHVKGNGGEYR